The Tubulanus polymorphus chromosome 4, tnTubPoly1.2, whole genome shotgun sequence genomic interval GCGGCAGGTCCGAGCCTGGATCCGTAAAGCGAATACGGCGAATAATAAGCACCAACGCCCATCGGTAAAGTGGGAGCTCCTGGCGCACCAGTTAATGAAGCCAGTCCTGATTTGTACGGATGATAACGACTAGCAGAAAGAGCGCTGCTGAGCGGGCTCAGACTGGTCGGATATCGATGCAAGGCGCTCGGACTGATCGAACCCGCGGCTGAACTGAAATGCGGGTAAGTTCCGAGTGAACTGATCGCCGATGGTAAACTATACGACGGTAGCACGCTGGATAACGAAGTGACACACCCTTCACTCGATGTATGCGTGCGCAGATGGTGCAATAAGTCTTCGGACGTGGTAAAACGTTTACCGCAATGTTCCGTACCGGACATCCAGTTACAGACGTACGGTAGTCCGGGTCCGTGATGTGCAGGTGATGGTATCACACTATGTGGATAAATAGAACAACCGAGAGAGTTTAATCCTGTCGCTGATAGCGTAGATCCGGGTAGTGGTAAAATAGGCATACCCGGTGCACTTCCGGGCATTTTATCATGAGTGCACTGTGTGCATCCAGCACCACAAGTCGTAGAAAGTTGCGCACTGCGCATTGTCAGTTGGCAGTTTGTACAATATGGGTCCCTACAAATTGGCACCAAAGTCGTAGCACCAGTGGCAGTTTTTACTTGAGCATATGCGACGTACGGCGAAACCCCAGCATTGAGACCCGGCAACTCGCCCGGTTTCAACATATTTAGTCCGGCGTGGGCGGCCAATGCCGATGCATAGGCACTTTGCATACTAGCATCGAGGGATAGAGGATGTCCGAGTAGATGTGGATCGGTCATATAGCTACCTAGACTCGATATTGACGATGTACTTGAAGATGTAGAAACCGGTGTTGGTTTTAATGTAGCGCCTGGTAACGGCTGGTGTTGACTAGTAGTAGGTGGTAGCCCTGATTTGGGTAGATTCGCGGTGGCAGATTCGTTATGTTTGACCTCCAGGACGACGTTTCCGCAACTCAGGCTGATGTGACTGTTGCTTTGAGCGCCTGCGGACGGAGCTATAGTGCTGTTACTACTACTGACTGAACCGGAAGCTGACGTAACCGGATCTGACGACAGTGGCGATCCACGGGATGTCAGTGGACTAGACCGTTTatctgatgacgtcactgataCCAATGGCGGCGGTACATCTTTAGTCGGCGTTTTTCTGGATTTCTCGTCTTTCTTCTCGGCCGATGAGATTCGTTTGTTGTCAACATCGTGACCGCCAGATTTCGGCGAAGATTGGCGCCCGTCTTTCTTATCGATGGGTGGTATGATCGGTTTCGGCGGAGATGTGTCTTTCCCGATGTTGCTGCACGTCTGAGCGAGCAAAGCCAACGGACTCTTCTTTGCGTCGagctgaaaaatacaataagaCAAGTACGATaaatatgatgaatatttGTGTGATTAGTTAGAAAACGAGTTTCCATGACGCCCGCAGATGTTTCGTATCGAAGTATGAATGCGATGTTTTTGTTTCGCATGTTTTAAAACTTGATGATGAGGGATCGTAGTCGGAGAGATCGTTGCAGCTCGTAGCGAGCGTGTCGGCTGCGGCGGTATCGATCAAATGCGGGAGCCATCGGGTACAATACCATCAACGTGAAATAATGATGGACATAAAAACGACGCATCGTAAATAAACGAAGCGGGCGGCGGCACAAATCAAACGATTTCAACACACATTAACCGTCTGACCGTTGTGTATATTGTAAAACGAATAGATATTAAAATTGTTCGAGCATGCGTACGAATGCTTTTACGGATGAGGATTTAGCAATAATGAACTAATCGTAATTTTTAAAGGCCataaacaacaacagcaaACGAACTCGCACACCCGCATGTTGTTTCACCGGCGCCGCAGAAAACGCGCACACGTATATCGTTATTTCGTTACACTCTTCAATAAACAACCCCCATAAAATTCACGCCGAGCGGAGATCTTAAGCTTTTAATGTCAGCCTATTAATAATCAAAATGACATTTTGCGTCAATTTGCCGATAGAATATTTTTCGTCGACGCTTCGATCGTATAAAACATCGCCGACAATAGCAGCTAAAATGTCCCATGTTATTTCTGTTACAATTTGCGAGAGCGCGCTCTACAGcgctataaaataaaactaacgaCTTTAATTCGCATGCTACACGCCAATTTCGAGTAAAATATCGCTCGAAATTCGCTATTAACCTGTCAGTGCTTTAACCCGGCATAAATCAACTTTATTGTAACGCGTtgttataaatcaaaaacgcTTTGGGATATTCGTTCATTAGCGTCACTCGACTAGCAAATCCGGACCgaaaaatatgatgaattttATGCAGCTTAAATCAACGACAGAACCTCATAAATCCTAAGCCTATGTTTCGGGATAATATGTATAAATACGGATTTGCATAGATCGGTAGTAGGGATTTATGTTacgaaaaattttcaaatggcAAAACAACTATTGTACCACTGCtgatttttatgtaaaatacatgattttatttctattttcaaaaatacgaATCATTTCCATGTAAAGTGTTCAACTTTTTTCCTCAACATGTCGACGATGTCGGTTTTATGTATGAACGATGATGTTTGGGttaaatatacaatacatCACGTCACAGTTTTTATCTAGGCAgtaatttaaattttataGCTATCAGGCCAATGTGTCATTGATACGAGCGAAAATAAAAACCATCTAATGGCGCATAAATAACCGACTGACATCGGGAAGTGAATTTTCCCAGAGTCGACTACTAGTTGAAAGATACAGTTTTACTTCCCACCAGATTTATGGCCCTCGTAAACGTCTCCACATTGAACGCGTTGGCGATCGCGCGGCAAAGAACCGCCTATGCGTAACCGAATATTTTATGTCCAAAAAATCAATCGGCAGTCGACATCAAAGAAACACCGCCGCCGACGGTCAGATATTTCAAGTGGCCCCTTCATCGTAAAATGGCGTTATCGGAAATGAGACCGCCGCATTTCAGCGAACGGCTCAGTCACAGATTTTAGTGCCGTCAATGATCAGTCATCAGTAAACATAAAGCCAAAATGAAAGCCACGCAACGCGGAAAACTGCGTTCCGGGAAATGATATATTCACACAAAAAATTTcagcaatatttttcataaatggGTTTTCCGTGAATATATTGTATCTATTTTGTCGTATCGAAAAATTTCCCCACATGAAGTGCGTTTCACAACTACACAATCTATTATGGAGCGTGGGTTTTTTGTCTTGAAGGGAAATTGAAACCAAATTGATGAACATGATCCGATTCAAAGCTTTATATCCACATGTACTGCTGAATTAAAAGATCCCCAAACGTTTCATAGCAGACATTATCAATATGATCAATACCATAAAATCAATTATTGATTAATAGCGATCTTTCACGAACTTCATAAAACGCCAACTCAAAGCAACTCACTGAAACGGTTGCATGCGCCTCGGGGACTCGGACGACTCACTCCCCAACTACATATTAATGCCAAAACATCTAAACATCTCATTTCTTAACATTAGATATTGGTAAATGTATTCTAATCTGGAAATATATCGACGATTACAATGGTTATATCAAGACGGGTAAAGTTTTCTACAAATCTATCACTGAATTCAATAAGAGGTTGGAAAAATCAACAACTACTAAATACTTGGAAACGTTACAGAATTGTAATGAGGTAAAGAAGACGGTAGATTAAAAGCCAATATAATCGTATCATCGGTTTCTTGTATCCAGAATcgaatgtatttgaaattagtgAAGCACCAAATGCGGAGGAAGTAAAAGGTAGAATAGTGCATAGCTCATAGCTTATCGGGTCTTCAATTTCCCATTTCTAGTCGGCAACTTCACTGGACATTTCGGACAATTCCCGTCGTCAAAAATGATAGATGATGTCACAACTATTGTGAAAGGCCTCGTGgtcgacaattgaatacagacAGATTAAGACAGGTCTTTAATTTCGACCGAAAACGGGAGTTACTTTTAAATGCAGTGTCACGAGCCATGATTGATCACTTTGAGCCGTTAAACAATTCAGGCTAGAAGAAATTGGTAGAAACTTAAGAATTGTGCAGTGAATTTAATCTACTTGAAAAGTCGGTTTGATTTTTACCGGCTATGTCGGTATAAGCAGTACTACACAGTATGGCATTCATCTTAAACTCCATAAGAGCTCTTGTCACATTGAAATAAGTTATACACTTATACTCATGATCGATTGCACGCTTTTGTCGTATTAGTCACATTTTTTCAAACAGTCGGTTTTCTatatcatatacatatacgGTGTTCAGACGGTAGTTGCTTATCTATAAGATAGAATGTCCAACTCATTACATTACAGTAGGACCCTCACCACCCTCAGTTCACCAGAGCTTTCGACGAAACCCAAGACGGATCTAACCGATCAGAATAGTGAAAAAAACCCTTATCATGATATAGAGTTTAATTAACGTGCATTGAACAAGAGATTGAATTACGTCATATTATCATAGAGTTTTAAATTACACAGCGTTTTCTAACTTACCGTAGTTGGTAATGGTTGAAGATAATCTGGATGCAGATACTGCGAAGCTGTTGAAGTCAACATCATGATAAAAGCAACCAACTAATCAATCCGAatcaaatgatgaatttatagatatatGATGATATCGAGTATGTGATTACAATGCACAATCCTTTCATAAAACAGCGTAAAAAGCTGCTAGAAACTGTTCATTATATGCGTGTAGTCCTGGATAAATCGCGCTGAGATACCTTCCACGCTGCAATATCTCTGTGAAATGCCGACCAAAGCGTGTGTATTCAGTTATAACCCATCCATAACACTCAATGAACAACTCGAAAGATGAAAGAAACCGACCGCCGACCAATCAGCGCTGTTCTATTGGCATGAGATTGGCAGGAGGGCGCTACGAACTGTCAGTAAGCGAAGATAAATGGCCACATGACCTATACGCGGCAACTTCGGTGGAGTAATGAGCTTGGCTGTAAGCCAGCCGTCATGTTGGCAGAAAGCTATCAATCACGATGATGGCCGACCTGTCAATCAACAGTGAATTACAACCATCATTGTCAGCTTTGTGCgtgatataaaggagcaaacACGTTGAAAAGATAAATACTAATAGCGCAAAATAAACGTAATTTATGACAGAACAAAAGCTCGTCGCACGTATAAAAGGACGTGGAAAAACTCGAATAAAACGCTCTACGCCAGACTTTAATGACCGCAATACTAGGAGCTAATCCTCCTGCCCAGTAGGTGCACTGCTAGTTAGTATTAGCGTAATGGTTGAACCGGTTCACATCAAAGGAACAAGTGCTCTTATCGCCTGTGAGCAAGCTCTGGGTGTTTAGAAAGCAGATTGAACTTGGCAATGTTTAAAACATTGACAGGCCTGTGTTGACAGCTCGGACAAGCGGTCGGTTACTTCAAAAACCCCACTCAAGATTCCTATCTCAACCAATAAACATAGGATGGAACTTGATCCTGGAGAAAGCCGTCGATCGCACCATGCCTTCTGGGCCTCAGATTGGAACCCCTCCGATTTAAGTAATGATTGACAGTTCACCCCGCGTAGTCTAGCTTCAGGGCTTACAGAATACTGGATTTTCTGTTCTTTGAGTGTTGTTCTCGAGATGAATACCTAAAAGCTGTttcgaaaatgatttttgtataATTCTCGagcttgaaaaatgaatactgTGCAGCCGTTGAATAGCTCGAAATTTAGTTTCGCGGTTATGGCCAAAATTTTTCCAAACTCGTAAACATCGATGGCACCAACCCGTAGACAGCATTATCTACCCGCGAATAGGCATCATGTGAGACAATTTTAGAATATTCCGGATCTTCAAAAGTGCGCATGTCAACAAAGCTTTAGAGAATTCCAGAATTTTGCACCCTGATAACCCGCGGGCCCACGAATGTTGCAATGATTTCCATACGTTTATTATAAGTGCACACGGTCGTAAATTGTCTTTATTACGCTAGATTTGGGAACGATCACAGGCTTATAAAATCGTTTGAACTTCGCACGATGAAAGGCGAAATATGGAGCTCCGATTACTGGTCGAGACCGAGAGATTGTTGAAGTAACGAACTGACGCATATGCTTATAGTATAAACCGTACCAGTTTCCTTTGAAGTTGAAAGCGCAGCCGCTGCAGTTTATGAGATGGGTTCCCCGAGTGACGGGCATCTGGTTCCTATCCGAATATCAACACACTGACAAGACGGAATGATGGATTGCTCTTTACAATGGTAAACAGCCTTGCAGCAACACCATGCTCAGTATGATGTGTATATACTAATATCATCATTACAGTTCTTTATATTCTTCAACAGATTCCTCGTTACATAATAATTAGACAGGGTCGGACGCCTGGCCCAACAACCCGTTCGAAAGAGATCGTGTATATACAGTATACAGGAGCCATTGTAAAATCTTGACTAAAATCAACTCATTCTAAAGCTTTTTATCTGatacatttttaaaaagatATCATTTAGATAATACATTTTCCTTGCATTGCGTAAATCACCGTTTGTATTTTCAACTGTCTTGTTTTTTAAACTCCgtccaaaattgaaaataatgtcAATCGATTCATTTTCGTACTAGCATGTTCATTTTAGAAACTATATTCGTATACGCATTTAGGTTGGAATTTTTCACGGTTTTTACGAGTGGCTGTAAAAACCAGACGAGGCGCCACGAAGAGCCCCATACAATCGAGTGGTGTCTTCTCCTGCGGGCGTTAGTCGTGACCTGCTGAGAGGTAAAGTCATTAAGGGACCAAATAAACTGCCGTAATCACCCGTGGACGACAATTGGAGAAACTACACACAAAAACCATCGGCaccttttaatgtttaattgAACAGAAAGTGGTGTGGCTGTAGGCAAAGGTCCTCGGAGGGTGCCAAACAACGTGAAAAAGCCAGCTTGATGGCACGTCCTCGAGGGACAGGTGATGATTTGTCAACATAGCTATTTCCTTCTTGAAATTCGTCACATTTTTAGTCCTAATTGGTTTTCAACATCACAATACAACTATTCTTATTTAAGCTATTGTTTCCATGTGCGAACATTGTTTCCTAGTCAGAACTGGAAATTCCTAGTCTTCCGCTTCTCATGGACCCGTACACCAAGTATAGGGGGTCTATTCAGCGTGCTAGAGAGGATTTTATAATCATGAACTGGTGGTACTAACGTGTAGAAAACTATTCCCATATTTCTATTTACGTAGTTTACAATGTATAATGTACCCggtcattttcattaatctaattttcattaattaatcaCGAGATATACAAAACTGTCACCATTTTTGTCGTGACTTTTGATATCCCTATTGTTGATGATATCCGGAATGTATGTAacgtattgaaattgtctgtTTTATTTGTATCAATCCCAAGCCACATTCATGAACTCGGATATGCGGGCTTCGTTTTTCCCCGGCCTCAGACAATTCAGACCATGGATTCATTCCGGAAAACTGTTTTTCTACTTTATTGTTTCGAACAGATCATGGTTTTTATCGGCGCAACTTTTGTAATGGTAGTTTTATGTTCGAATTATGTACTATTTGATATTATAAGTGTTTTATTTAGAAGCGCGTTCATTATGCATCCTGGTtgcaataaaacatcaaaggCAGGATATAAACTTTACAACCTACCGCGATAACATCGCCGCCAAATGTTATCACCAGCTTAAAATGTCACGAAAATTATACACATTTTATCTACAGTCTGATTGTATCATAATGGCCCAAGCGAATGCGCGCCGGATTTCATGTTTCATATTTACGCTATCATATCGGGCCGTTCGGTTTTGTTCGCGTTCGTCTAATTTGTCAAATCAATGACATGAATTCTCTcttcaaaacaaatttgacGTGTAGTAGATATACTATGTATATATTACATTGATATCGagttatttgatttgattgcgCGAAACATGCCGACAAAGGCCGTATTTTAGATTTGGCGTCTTGCAGATAGGCATTCGATTGTTGCGCGGGTCGCAAGGGTCAACAGCGTTGCCTCAAATGCTAACAAAATCAACTTGAAGGGCACCAAACACAAGAAAGGGCCGGTGAGATCATACCGCTTTTGTGATAAGTTGATAAATGTTTGTATCAGCTGAAAGTCATAAATCATGTCAGCCATTTATCATAACTAATACATCGTTATGAAGTTCCGTTGCCATGCAAGTGGTAAATTATAGGGTCCCGGAAGGTCATCGTCTGTTTGACAACACCAGGATGACGATGAGTGTTTTAGGCGGTGAAAATGACCTCTGTTTCGATCTGTGGTGATTGATTTCGTCACTAAATTCTCGTTAACGTCCAGTATTAGCCACAGATCAATTAAGCGTAGGACATGCGTATCCTGGTCATTCGACCATATCTCCATCGGATTGGGGTTTTTCCAATCGGAAAAAGATTATCTGACCTTCGAACAGGTGAATTGTGGCCAGACAATCAGGATATGAAGTATGCAGCACTGGGCGGACAGCACAAAAGCTGCCCCGCCAAACGAGACACACTTAGGGAGAAATTCACTTTGATGTTACCACCAACTGAGCGTGGAGAAAACCTGTCAATCAAACTCGTAAACGATCGTTTCTGTGAAGTGTCGGCGCAAACAAACCGCTCGACTGACATTGCCCGCCTCTTATGTTCAACACAGAGGGAGACCCGTCAAATCCACTGACATCCGTGTACAGACGCGCCGAGATCAAAGAAACCTAGTGAGCTGTCAGTCAGAGCCACGCTGAGAGCTGAGAATGATTGATAGCCGGTGCGGTTAATGGTCTGACAAGCTTTACGAGATAAAGAGAGAACACGCTAATCAATACACACGGAATCAAATACGACATGTTCAACCAGACCGATGTTATTACCTAGGTAATCAAACCTGAGCCCGCTGAGGCTCGGCAAAATGGTCAAGATTACGCCTAGACCTGTAGAGCGATGAGCATCTTATATATCTAAGGCATCTTAGGCGCCCTACAAGCAATGAACGCTCGCGGAGGCGCCCTAAACTCCTTCCAGTTTCTAATCAAAACCACCCGCGCTTGAATAACCAACGTGGTTCGGAAAGAGGTGTTGGTTGAATCTTggagcttggagtaatcagactgaatACTCCAAGCTTGgagtcaaatgattactccaagtaAGGATCTATGAGGTTTGAGTGTTTGCTTGTAGAATGAATTTGATTATACAAAATGTTGACTGAGGGACACTTCGGATACTAAAACCAAGGGACCCaaaatatcgatgaattaggattaggattaggattttattttatacacTCCAACCATGTCTATGGTACATGGAGGGAGACTTATATAAAGTATACaattaacagaaaatataaacttgTCTTTTGAACGTGGCTCATTCGAGGCGCCGAGTATTGGGTATTGCCTAGTACGTGATGGGTGACTTTTGAAACCGATATACGTACGTATGCCGTTACGAGATGTGACATAATCACCAAGTGATTAAAGCCGTTAGAAATAGCCGACGATGTTTGAATATCAAGATTTACGTAGGGTTTGATTGACGTATCGCAGATTTGTCAACAGAAAGATTAGTACGGGGCTTTTGTAGAATGTTCAGAAGAAGCACTTGAATGACCGCAATGCGAATATATGTTAGTCAATTCCTACTTCACATAGTCAACAACAGGCTGATAAAAACCAAACATATAGTGCAGATATTAGGTCGTCGTCTTTGATGTTGTATCACGTGTAAATTTATTCTCGTTTTATGTTGTACCTTTGATGTGGTATGAACGACTTAAGAGATCTATATGCGCGTAAATAGATTTACGCAATTCCGGAGCTTCATTGAATTAACGGCTGCTCAGTCAGGAATGTTTGACAAATTGTGTATGAATTTTTTCGGCATTTTATTGATGCATGTGTCAATATTTTCTTGTAATTTTCTCGATACAAAGGCAAGAACGCATGCCATCCTGGCATAATCAAGCTGATGTCATCGGATTCGAATCTACGATGAGAACAGCAGCGGCGAAAAAAACGGTTGTATTTGGCGCCAATTGGAAGTTCCCTCAAGCAACGGAAGATGTCGACACCGTCAAATATAATAGAGTAAGCTTACACCATTAATTTTTAACGTTGTATCAAGAAACCCTGTGTAGTATGGCATTCGTTGTAAAACCTTTTGTGGTCTAGAGTTCCGAATTCTTACGAATTTCTGGCTTTTTATTTCCGTCAAGCTAGAGTCACATCTACGAGCGCTCCTGTGGCATGTAGGACGTTGTAAGATTAGTGTTTTTTTTGGTCCCGAATTCTCAATACCCAGTATGTATCAACTTAGTCTCAAAATTATTGGCTCACGCGCGTGGTCTGAACCGTTCTTTCTATCCGGAGGGCGGTTTCCTATCGCGATCAGGTGACTTCAATCGCCCTCTATCGTTAAGTTTCGAAGAAAACTGTGATCATCCGCTTGGTGGCGTTACTGTCCGGCATTAATACAAGGACAAGCCAATGAATACCATTGTTTTACACCCGGCCCGCCCTACCTACGTCCGCAGTACGAGCTAGATTTAATTTTGAGCccaaattgttttattgaaaCGCGAGATTTAATTCCATTCGAAACATAAATACCATCAAGAATATCAAACTGTACAATGAAGATTTCCAAGAAATATTAGttgtttcaaaattcatataAACATCTTTATTGACATGTTTAATATAGGCACAGTTTACAATAATGTACAAAACCCAACGAAAATTTGAAACCCGAAATAGAAAATAGTTTTAATAAGTGGCAGGGTCGAAAGGGAAGATGTGCAGAGCTAAAGGATAAGAATACTCATGAAGCATAAAATAAAGCATGTAATCATCAGACAAGTATGACCTATTTGAGAGTACCGGTAGTTCCTGTTCTCTTTAAAAACTAAACAACCCCcggaaatatcaaaatactctcaaaatcagaataatttatAGTTCAATAATCTAATTTCTGTTGACAGCTACTACAATTAAAGAGAGGATATCAGGTAGTCTGGTCTAGTCTGGTCTGAGGCTTCGCAAGTTAGTGAAAAAAAACTGTATGGTCTTTTTTGAATGGATCGCAAACGGGAATACAAAATTCGGATGGACGTAAAGGTGGGAAAAATGGGAGTTTATCTCGGACAGTTAGAAAATGTATATACACATGCATTACATTCGAGAATTAGCACTGGCACCATCAGTCAGTGAAGGCACTTCAAATCAGCCACCATCAACATATGACACATGCACATCAGTTACAATCTATGTAATCTAA includes:
- the LOC141904596 gene encoding zinc finger protein Noc-like, which translates into the protein MMLTSTASQYLHPDYLQPLPTTLDAKKSPLALLAQTCSNIGKDTSPPKPIIPPIDKKDGRQSSPKSGGHDVDNKRISSAEKKDEKSRKTPTKDVPPPLVSVTSSDKRSSPLTSRGSPLSSDPVTSASGSVSSSNSTIAPSAGAQSNSHISLSCGNVVLEVKHNESATANLPKSGLPPTTSQHQPLPGATLKPTPVSTSSSTSSISSLGSYMTDPHLLGHPLSLDASMQSAYASALAAHAGLNMLKPGELPGLNAGVSPYVAYAQVKTATGATTLVPICRDPYCTNCQLTMRSAQLSTTCGAGCTQCTHDKMPGSAPGMPILPLPGSTLSATGLNSLGCSIYPHSVIPSPAHHGPGLPYVCNWMSGTEHCGKRFTTSEDLLHHLRTHTSSEGCVTSLSSVLPSYSLPSAISSLGTYPHFSSAAGSISPSALHRYPTSLSPLSSALSASRYHPYKSGLASLTGAPGAPTLPMGVGAYYSPYSLYGSRLGPAAVP